The Lysobacter helvus nucleotide sequence CCATCCGGAAGTCGACCCCGCGTCGCTGGACGCCGCGCAGAAAACCCTGCGCCGCCAGTTGCACGAAACCATCCAGAAAGTCGGCGACGACTACGGCCGCCGCCACAGCTTCAACACCGCGATCGCGGCACTGATGGAACTGCTCAACCACGTCGCGAAGTTCAACGACATGAGCGACCAGGGCCGCGCCGTGCGCCACGAAGCGCTGCAGGCGATGGTGCTGCTGCTCAACCCGGTCACGCCGCACGTGTGCCACGCGTTGTGGCAGGCGCTGGGCCATGCGGAGACGTTGCTGGAAGACGTGCCGTTCCCGAAGGCCGATCCCGCCGCGCTCGTGCGCGACGCATTGACGATCGCCGTGCAGGTCAACGGCAAGCTGCGCGGCACCATCGAGGTCGCACCCGACGCGTCGCGCGAGGCGATCGAAGCCGCGGCCCTGGCCGAACCCCACGTCGCGCGCTTCCTCGAAGGGCAGCAGGTGCGCAAGGTGATCGTGGTGCCGGGGAAGATCGTCAACATCGTGGCGGCTGCGTGATGGCTGGCCCGACCTTGCCCGCCACCGCCCCCTCGTCCAGACTCCGCCGCATGCCCAATCTTCCCAAGTGGTTCCGCGGCGCCGGCCTGGCCACGCTCGTCCTGTTGTGCAGCGCCTGCGGTTTCCACCTGCGCAACGCGATCGTCGTGCCGCCCGAGCTCACCCCGATGCGCATCGTCGCGCCGGATCCGTACAGCCCGCTGGCCGAGTCGCTGTCCGAATCGTTGCAGCGCGCCGGCGTGCAGCCGGCCACGGACGACATGGAGCAGGCCACCACGCTGCAGATCCTGTCCGAGCGCTGGGGCGACACGCCGATCAGCATCGACGAACTGGGCCGCGCGCAGGAATTCAGCCTGCGCTACGCGGTGATCTTCGCCCTCGTCGACGCCGAAGGCACGATCGTCGTGCCGCAGCAGGCCGTGGAGCTGTCGCGCGATTACGTCGCACCGCCGGCCGACTCGATCGGCAAGACCAGCGAGCGCGAACTGCTGGCGAAGGAACTGCGCCGCGAGATGAGCACCGCGATGCTACGCCGCATCGGCGCCGCGCTGCTGTCCACGCAGCCCAAGGCCGACAGCAAGGCCGGCGCCTCGGCCGACCCGGCCACGGTGCACTGAACATGCGCCGGCGCGTGCGATGAGCGAACTCCGGCCGGACCGGCTCGCGGCGCAACTGGCGGCCGAGCCCCTGCGGCCCGCGTACCTCGTCGCCGGGCCCGAAGCCCTCGTCGTCCTCGAAGCTGCCGACGCCATCCGCGCCGCCGCGCGCGAGCAGGGCATCGGCGATCGCGAAGTGTTCGACATCGAAGGCCGCGATCCCGACTGGGATTCGTTGTCCGCCGCGTTCAATGCGCCGGGCCTGTTCGCGACGCGCCGCGTCGTCGAAGTGCGCATGCCCACCGGCAAACCGGGCAAGGAAGGCGCGGAAGTCTTCACCGAATTCGCGGCCAATCCGCCGCCCGACGTCGTGCTGCTGGTCACCTGCGCCGACTGGAGCCGCCAGCACGGCGGCAAGTGGAGCGAAGCGCTGGGCCGCATCGGCCACCAGGTGATCGCCTGGCCGATCAAGCCGCACGAATTGCCCGACTGGATCGAACGCCGCCTGCGCGCGCGCGGCCTGCGCGCCGATCGCGACGCGGTGCAGGCGCTGGCCGAACGCGTCGAAGGCAACTTGCTCGCCGCCGCGCAGGAAATCGACAAGCTGGCGTTGCTCGCCGACGGCAACACGATCGACCTGGCGCGGATGCAGGCGCTGGTGTCGGATTCGGCGCGCTACGACGTGTTCCGCCTCGTCGATGCAGCGATGAACGGCGAGGGCGCGCAGGTGTCGCGCATGCTGCACGGGCTGCGGTCCGAAGGCGAAGCGGTGCCCGCCTTGCTCGGCATGGTGTGCATGGAATTGCAGCGCGCCGCGGCGCTCTCGCGCGTGCAGGCGCGCGGCGGCAACCTCAACGCGGAGTTCAAGGCGCAACGCATCTGGGATTCGAAGCAGGCCGCGTACACGCGCGCGTTGCAGCGGCATGACGCCGCGCGCTGGGAACGCTTCGCCGCCGAAGCCGGGCGCGTGGATCGCATCGCGAAGGGGCGCCCGCGCTGGGGCCAGGATCCGATGGATGCGTGGATCGCGCTCGAACGCGTGCTGCTTGCCGTCGCCAATCCCAAAGCGATGCGGTTGCTGGGCTGACGCGTGACGCCGCTGATGCTCTGCTACGGCGGCACGTTCGATCCGGTGCACACCGGCCACCTCGCGATCGCCCGCGCGGTGCGCGATGCGATGCACGCCGATGTCTTCCTGCTGCCCGCCGCCGATCCGCCGCACAAGGGACCGACGCACGCCGACGCCAAGCAACGCGCGCGCATGCTCGAACTGGCGGTGCAGGGCGAACCCGGCTTGCACGTCGACCGGCGCGAACTGCGCCGCGCCGGCCCGTCGTACACCTTCGACACCCTGCGCGAATTGCGCGACGAGGTCGGCCCGCACGTGCCCATCGCCTGGATCGTCGGTGGCGACTCGGTGTTCGAACTCGCCGCCTGGCACCGCTGGCGCGAACTCTTCGACCTTGCGCACCTGCTGGCCATCGCGCGCCCGGGCGCCCCGATCGAACGCGATGTGCTGGCCGCCCGCGCCCCCGCGGTGCAGGCCGAACTCGAACCGCGCTGGTGCCTGCCGGGCCAGCTGCATTCCATGCCGGCCGGCGGGTTCGCGGAATTCCCGCTGCCGCAGGCCCGGCCGGAGTCCTCGACCGAGCTGCGCCGGCGCATCGCGGCCGGCGACCCCCGCTGGCCCGACTGGGTGCCACCGCCGGTGGCGGACTTCATCCGGGAACACCGCCTCTACGACGGCCGGGCCCGGGATGCCGACGCATTCACGCCAGCGGCCGAGAACGGGCCCGTATAATCACGGCCGCCAACACCACCAGGCCGCCCGGGCCCTAACCACTTGACCACTGCCGCCCAAGTCATCAAGACCCGTCTTCCCAACCCGCCGCCGCCGACCGACGTCCTGCTGCAACACGTGCGCAACGCCGTCGAAGAACTCAAAGCGAAGGATGTCGTCGAGATCGACGTCCGCGGCAAGACCAGCGTCACCGACCACCTGGTGATCGCCTCCGGCACCTCCACGCGCCACGTCAAGTCGATCGCCGACGAAGTCGTGCGCCACGCCAAGAAGCTCGACTGCATGCCGCTCGGCGTGGAAGGCGAGCGCGAGGCGGAGTGGGTGCTGGTCGACCTCGGCGACGTGGTCGTCCACGTCATGCTGCCTCGCGTGCGCGAGTTCTACGCGCTCGAACGCCTGTGGACCGTCGGCGACCAGCCGCCGGAAGAACAGGACGACGCGCTCGCCTCGGGCCGCAGCGCCTGAAGGCAAGGTTGATCGCCGTCGGCGAACGCGCACCCGCGTGGGTCGCCGACGGATTCGCCGAATACCGCAAGCGGCTCTCGCACTGGTTGCCGCTGGACCTGGTCGAAATCGAACCCGGCATTCGCGGCAAGGGCCGCGATGCCGTGCGCGCGACGTTCGATGAAGGTCAACGCGTGCTCGCGGCGATCCCGAAAGGCGCGTGGGTCGTCGCGCTCGACGGCCGCGGGAAGGCATGGTCTTCCGAACAACTCGCGCAGCGCATGGAGCATTGGCGCGGCGCGGGCAAGGACCTGTGCTTTTTGATCGGCGGGCCCGAAGGCCACGCGCTCGAGGTGATCGCGCGCGCCGATGAAACCTGGTCGCTCGGCGCGCTGACCTTGCCGCACATGCTGGTGCGGCTGGTGCTGGCGGAGCAGCTGTATCGCGCGAACGCGCTGCTCGCCAACCACCCATATCATCGAGGTTGACCCAGCCAAGGCTGGCTCAGCCGCGCCTAGCGCACCGTGAAGTTGATCGGGACCAGCCCGATCGCCTGCACCGCCACGCCGCCGCGCATCGCCGGCTTGAACGTCCAGCGCGTCAGGACCTGCTTGCGCGCGGCGTCATCGAGACGGCGGTTGCCGCTGCTCGACTGGATCGCCACGTCGATCGGCTTGCCGTCCACGTCCACCAGCACTTTCAGCAGCACCGTGCCTCCGATGCGGCGGCGTTCTTCTTCCTTCGGATAGCTCGGCGGCGGTGCGCTGGCGTAGACGAGCTGCGCGTCGGCGATCGGCGTGGTGTCGATCGCGGGCGGGACGGTGACGACTTCTTCGGTGGGCGTCGTTTCGACGTACGGGTCGGACATCGGGGTGCTGTCGTCGGTGACCACCGGCGGATCGACCGGGTGCGGGGCGACGTTGCGCGTCGTGACCGTGACCGGATGCGGGACCGGCGGGGGCGGCGTGACCGGGACGACGTCGGGCTTCTTCTTCGGGATGAGGACGACGTCGGTGAAGAGGTCTTCGCGTGTCTCCGGCACCGGCGCCGCCATCGGCAACATCAACAAGGCGAACGCCGCGACGTGCAGTGCGATGACGGCGGCGTACGCGGCGATGCGGGCGGGACTCGGGCGCTCGGCGAGCTGGCCGAGCTGTGCGAAGCGGGGAGCGTGGACGAGCGTGTGACCCATGGCCTTGCCTCCGTGACGTTGCGTGATGGCTGCAACGCGCGCGGTTCGGCGATGGGGTTTGCGGTCAGCGTTTTTTTTCGTCGCGCGCCGGGTCGGGGGACTCGTCCGTGTCGCGGTCGATGCCGGGCTCGTCCGGGTTGGGTGCCGGGGGTTCGTTGTGTTGCGCCTGGGCGTCGCCCTTGTCGCGCGGTTGGTTCTCGGCGTAGCCGGCGTTGCGACCCGCCCGCGGGTCGGCCGCGGGCGGGGTGTCTTTCCGTGTGGGGCTCATGGTGCTGGCGCTCCGCGTGCGCAGGGCGCACGCCAGCGCGCAGTGTCAGCGTCCGAGTTCGAAGACGACGTCAAGGCTGACCGACAGCGTGGTCTCGCCCGGCGACACCGCGGTGTCCTTCGCCATCGATTGCGCGCGCATCGCCATCATCGGCATCGGCGGCTGGGGGAAGCCACCGCCTTCACTGATGCTCACGATGCGGCGCACGCGCAGGCCCATGGCCTTGGCATACGTCTCGGCGCGCGCCTGTGCCTTGTGCAGCGCGGCGATGCGGGCTTCGTCGTAGGCCGGTTCCGGCTGGTCGACTTCGAAGTTCGGGCCGTTCACCTGGTTGGCGCCGTTGGCCACCAGCGCATCGAGCACCTTGCCGAGCTTGCCGATGTCGCGGACCTTGAGGTTGACGGTGTTGCTGGCCTGGTAGCCGGTGATCACCGGCGGCTGGTTCTCGGCGTAGCGGTACTGCGGCTGGATCGAGATGCCGGCGGTCTGGATGTCGCGCTCGGCGATGCCCGCGGCGCGGATGGCCGCCATCACCTTGTCCATCTGCACGGCGTTGGCGCGCATCGCGGCGTTGGCGTCGGCGGCCTGCGTGACGACGCCGGCGGACACCGTGGCGACGTCGGGCACGCGCTTGGACTCCGCCTGCGCGGAGACGTTGAGCAGGGTGCCGTCGGCGGGGATGGCGTAGCCGGGGGCGGCGGTCTGGGCGTGGGCGGTCATGGCGGTACCGGAAGCAAGGGCGATGGCGAGCACGAGGGGAGAGAGCAGGGGACGCAGGCGCATGTGGAACTCCGTGAGGGTGCGAACGTGCGGATGAAGAACCATGAAGCGGCGGGGTGAACGAACTGTGAGGCGCACCGGGGTTGCGCGGCGTGCCTGCGCGGGGCGCGGTACAGCCGCGGGTTAGACTCCGGCCGATGCTGCATCTTGCCTCGCGTTCTCCTCGCCGCTCCGAATTGCTGGCCCGCCTGGGCTACGCCTTCGGCGTGCTCGAGCTCGACCTGCCGGAACACCGCCAGCCCGGCGAACCCGCCGAAGACTACGTGCGCCGCGTCGCGCGCGAGAAGGCCGGGGCCGGACTGATGCAGGTGATGGCCACCGCCGGCGCGGTGGTCCTGGGCGCCGATACCGAAGTGATCCTCGACGACGACGTCTTCGGCAAGCCGCGCGATGCGCGCGATGCCGCCGCCATGCTGCAGCGCCTCTCGGGCCGCACGCACCAGGTCGTCTCGGCCGTCAGCGTGGTCTCGCCGGCGCGCGAAGCGCAGGCCGTCTCGCGGTCCGAGGTGACCTTCGCCACGCTCGACCCCGCGGCCATCGATGCTTACCTGTCCACCGGCGAATGGGACGGCAAGGCGGGCGCCTACGGCATCCAGGGCCACGCCCAGGCCTTCATCGAACACCTCTCGGGGAGCTACTCCGGCGTGATGGGCTTGCCTTTGTTCGAAACCGCGCGTCTCCTGAAGGAATTCGACATCCTCCCGGGGACACGCGCATGACCGAAGAAATCCTGGTCAACGTCACCCCGCGCGAGACGCGCGTGGCCGTCGTCGAGAACGGCATGCTGCAGGAGCTGCACATCGAACGCGGCTGGCGCCGCGGCGTGGTCGGCAACATCTACAAAGGCAAGGTGCAGCGCGTCATGCCCGGCATGCAGGCCGCGTTCGTCGAGATCGGGCTGGACCGCG carries:
- the lptE gene encoding LPS assembly lipoprotein LptE, producing MPNLPKWFRGAGLATLVLLCSACGFHLRNAIVVPPELTPMRIVAPDPYSPLAESLSESLQRAGVQPATDDMEQATTLQILSERWGDTPISIDELGRAQEFSLRYAVIFALVDAEGTIVVPQQAVELSRDYVAPPADSIGKTSERELLAKELRREMSTAMLRRIGAALLSTQPKADSKAGASADPATVH
- the holA gene encoding DNA polymerase III subunit delta, with the protein product MSELRPDRLAAQLAAEPLRPAYLVAGPEALVVLEAADAIRAAAREQGIGDREVFDIEGRDPDWDSLSAAFNAPGLFATRRVVEVRMPTGKPGKEGAEVFTEFAANPPPDVVLLVTCADWSRQHGGKWSEALGRIGHQVIAWPIKPHELPDWIERRLRARGLRADRDAVQALAERVEGNLLAAAQEIDKLALLADGNTIDLARMQALVSDSARYDVFRLVDAAMNGEGAQVSRMLHGLRSEGEAVPALLGMVCMELQRAAALSRVQARGGNLNAEFKAQRIWDSKQAAYTRALQRHDAARWERFAAEAGRVDRIAKGRPRWGQDPMDAWIALERVLLAVANPKAMRLLG
- the nadD gene encoding nicotinate-nucleotide adenylyltransferase — translated: MTPLMLCYGGTFDPVHTGHLAIARAVRDAMHADVFLLPAADPPHKGPTHADAKQRARMLELAVQGEPGLHVDRRELRRAGPSYTFDTLRELRDEVGPHVPIAWIVGGDSVFELAAWHRWRELFDLAHLLAIARPGAPIERDVLAARAPAVQAELEPRWCLPGQLHSMPAGGFAEFPLPQARPESSTELRRRIAAGDPRWPDWVPPPVADFIREHRLYDGRARDADAFTPAAENGPV
- the rsfS gene encoding ribosome silencing factor, producing MTTAAQVIKTRLPNPPPPTDVLLQHVRNAVEELKAKDVVEIDVRGKTSVTDHLVIASGTSTRHVKSIADEVVRHAKKLDCMPLGVEGEREAEWVLVDLGDVVVHVMLPRVREFYALERLWTVGDQPPEEQDDALASGRSA
- the rlmH gene encoding 23S rRNA (pseudouridine(1915)-N(3))-methyltransferase RlmH, which codes for MKARLIAVGERAPAWVADGFAEYRKRLSHWLPLDLVEIEPGIRGKGRDAVRATFDEGQRVLAAIPKGAWVVALDGRGKAWSSEQLAQRMEHWRGAGKDLCFLIGGPEGHALEVIARADETWSLGALTLPHMLVRLVLAEQLYRANALLANHPYHRG
- a CDS encoding energy transducer TonB: MGHTLVHAPRFAQLGQLAERPSPARIAAYAAVIALHVAAFALLMLPMAAPVPETREDLFTDVVLIPKKKPDVVPVTPPPPVPHPVTVTTRNVAPHPVDPPVVTDDSTPMSDPYVETTPTEEVVTVPPAIDTTPIADAQLVYASAPPPSYPKEEERRRIGGTVLLKVLVDVDGKPIDVAIQSSSGNRRLDDAARKQVLTRWTFKPAMRGGVAVQAIGLVPINFTVR
- a CDS encoding SIMPL domain-containing protein is translated as MRPLLSPLVLAIALASGTAMTAHAQTAAPGYAIPADGTLLNVSAQAESKRVPDVATVSAGVVTQAADANAAMRANAVQMDKVMAAIRAAGIAERDIQTAGISIQPQYRYAENQPPVITGYQASNTVNLKVRDIGKLGKVLDALVANGANQVNGPNFEVDQPEPAYDEARIAALHKAQARAETYAKAMGLRVRRIVSISEGGGFPQPPMPMMAMRAQSMAKDTAVSPGETTLSVSLDVVFELGR
- a CDS encoding Maf family protein, which codes for MLHLASRSPRRSELLARLGYAFGVLELDLPEHRQPGEPAEDYVRRVAREKAGAGLMQVMATAGAVVLGADTEVILDDDVFGKPRDARDAAAMLQRLSGRTHQVVSAVSVVSPAREAQAVSRSEVTFATLDPAAIDAYLSTGEWDGKAGAYGIQGHAQAFIEHLSGSYSGVMGLPLFETARLLKEFDILPGTRA